The Nocardioides panzhihuensis genome has a segment encoding these proteins:
- a CDS encoding sensor histidine kinase has product MRRWRRTHLGTEADRATFRTLHNASLATPALRGGLTVDSAERAAPHLQALLAAPALAITDTDGLLAWEGIGTHHQEQVTKLAEGTLDHGATRFYDRVDLECGQAGCPLHTAVVSPLVVEDHLVGTLQVYAPNTSAMMVRAADEVATWVSGQLELAELDASRRRLMEAEVRALRAQISPHFIYNSLGAIASFVRTDPERARELLLEFADFTRYSFRTHGEYTTLSEELRSVERYLLLEQARFGDRLSVRLSVAPEVLPIAVPFLSLQPLVENAVRHGLADAETGHISIKAADRGSECLIEVEDDGAGEDPERVRTALAGGNDSVGLGNVDARLRNAYGDDYGLVVETAPGAGTKVILRIPKFAPGVHT; this is encoded by the coding sequence ATGCGGCGCTGGAGGCGTACTCATCTGGGCACAGAGGCCGACCGGGCCACCTTCCGCACCCTCCACAACGCATCCTTGGCGACCCCGGCCCTGCGTGGCGGCCTGACCGTGGACAGCGCCGAGCGCGCCGCCCCGCACCTCCAGGCTCTCCTTGCCGCTCCGGCGCTCGCGATCACCGACACCGACGGCCTGCTCGCCTGGGAGGGCATCGGCACCCACCATCAGGAGCAGGTGACCAAGCTGGCCGAGGGGACGCTGGACCACGGCGCGACCCGGTTCTACGACCGGGTCGACCTGGAGTGCGGCCAGGCCGGCTGTCCGCTGCACACCGCCGTCGTCAGCCCGCTGGTCGTCGAGGACCACCTCGTCGGCACGTTGCAGGTCTACGCCCCGAACACCTCCGCGATGATGGTTCGCGCCGCCGACGAGGTGGCGACCTGGGTCTCCGGCCAGCTCGAGCTGGCCGAGCTCGACGCGTCGCGACGGCGGCTGATGGAGGCCGAGGTACGCGCGCTGCGGGCCCAGATCAGCCCCCACTTCATCTACAACTCCCTGGGCGCGATCGCCAGCTTCGTACGCACCGATCCCGAGCGCGCTCGGGAGCTGCTGCTCGAGTTCGCCGACTTCACCCGCTACTCCTTCCGCACCCACGGCGAATACACGACGCTGTCCGAGGAGCTGCGGTCCGTCGAGCGCTACCTGCTCCTCGAGCAGGCCCGTTTCGGCGACCGCCTCAGCGTCAGACTCTCCGTCGCTCCCGAGGTCCTGCCGATCGCGGTCCCCTTCCTCAGCCTCCAGCCGCTGGTCGAGAACGCCGTACGCCACGGCCTCGCCGACGCCGAGACGGGTCACATCTCGATCAAGGCCGCCGACCGAGGCTCCGAGTGCCTGATCGAGGTCGAGGACGACGGCGCGGGCGAGGACCCGGAGAGGGTGCGCACCGCACTGGCGGGCGGCAACGACTCCGTCGGGCTCGGCAACGTCGACGCACGGCTCCGCAACGCCTACGGCGACGACTACGGCCTGGTGGTCGAGACCGCCCCCGGCGCCGGCACGAAGGTCATCCTCAGAATCCCGAAGTTCGCCCCAGGAGTGCACACATGA
- a CDS encoding solute symporter family protein, with protein sequence MDGSQILTTVLFLTVVAITVGITFWASRQTKTAADYYAGGRGFSGFQNGLAIGGDYMSAASFLGISGAIALSGYDGFLYSIGFLVAWLVALLLVAEVLRNSGRYTMADQLAYRMKQRPVRLAAATSTVVVSIFYLLAQMVGAGALVALLLGVEDQAVKNIVILFVGALMIFYVTVGGMKGTTWVQIVKAVLLMTGSALIVILVLAQFGFNLSELLGSAADASGKGDAFLQPGLKYGLSFTSELDFVSLGLALVLGTAGLPHILIRFYTVPTSADARKSVLWAIGLIGVFYLFTLVLGFGAAAMVDPTTLDKAGNLAAPLLAQEVGGGEGSIGGAVLLALIAAVAFATILAVVAGLTLTSSVSVAHDIYNSVIKRGKATEKEEMKVSRWAAAGIGLVAILLAIPAQSLNIAFLVALAFAVAASANLPAIIYNMFWKRFNTRGAVWSIYGGLLSCVGLVFFSPVVSGKVDPATGESLSLFPAGIDFSWFPLENPGIISIPLGFFLGWLGTVTSNEPETAERYIELEVRALTGAGSEKAISH encoded by the coding sequence ATGGACGGCAGCCAGATCCTCACCACAGTCCTCTTCCTCACGGTCGTCGCGATCACGGTCGGCATCACCTTCTGGGCGAGCCGGCAGACGAAGACGGCGGCCGACTACTACGCCGGCGGCCGCGGCTTCTCCGGTTTCCAGAACGGTCTCGCGATCGGCGGCGACTACATGTCGGCGGCGTCCTTCCTCGGTATCTCCGGCGCCATCGCGCTGTCGGGCTACGACGGGTTCCTCTACTCGATCGGCTTCCTCGTCGCCTGGCTGGTGGCGCTGCTGCTGGTCGCGGAGGTCCTGCGTAACTCCGGTCGCTACACGATGGCCGACCAGCTGGCGTACCGGATGAAGCAGCGCCCGGTCCGCCTGGCTGCGGCGACCTCCACGGTCGTCGTCTCGATCTTCTACCTGCTGGCCCAGATGGTCGGCGCGGGTGCCTTGGTGGCCCTGCTGCTCGGCGTCGAGGACCAGGCAGTGAAGAACATCGTCATCCTGTTCGTCGGTGCGCTGATGATCTTCTACGTCACCGTCGGCGGGATGAAGGGCACCACCTGGGTCCAGATCGTCAAGGCCGTCCTGCTGATGACCGGTTCGGCGCTGATCGTGATCCTGGTGCTCGCCCAGTTCGGCTTCAACCTCTCCGAGCTGCTCGGCTCCGCCGCCGACGCCTCGGGCAAGGGCGACGCCTTCCTCCAGCCGGGACTGAAGTACGGCCTGAGCTTCACCAGCGAGCTGGATTTCGTCTCGCTCGGGCTCGCCCTGGTGCTCGGTACCGCCGGCCTGCCGCACATCCTGATCCGCTTCTACACCGTCCCGACCTCGGCGGACGCCCGCAAGTCGGTGCTGTGGGCGATCGGCCTGATCGGCGTCTTCTACCTGTTCACCCTGGTCCTCGGCTTCGGTGCGGCCGCGATGGTCGACCCGACAACCCTGGACAAGGCCGGCAACCTGGCGGCACCACTGCTCGCCCAGGAGGTCGGTGGCGGTGAAGGCTCCATCGGCGGCGCCGTCCTGCTGGCGCTCATCGCAGCGGTCGCCTTCGCCACGATCCTCGCCGTGGTCGCGGGTCTGACGCTGACCTCGTCGGTCTCCGTCGCCCACGACATCTACAACTCGGTGATCAAGCGTGGCAAGGCCACCGAGAAGGAGGAGATGAAGGTCTCGCGCTGGGCCGCGGCAGGTATCGGTCTGGTCGCGATCCTGCTGGCCATCCCGGCGCAGTCGTTGAACATCGCGTTCCTGGTGGCGCTGGCCTTCGCGGTCGCCGCCTCGGCGAACCTGCCGGCGATCATCTACAACATGTTCTGGAAGCGGTTCAACACCCGCGGCGCCGTCTGGTCCATCTACGGCGGTCTGCTCTCGTGTGTCGGCCTGGTCTTCTTCTCCCCGGTCGTCTCCGGCAAGGTCGACCCCGCCACCGGCGAAAGCCTCTCGCTGTTCCCGGCCGGCATCGACTTCTCCTGGTTCCCCCTGGAGAACCCGGGCATCATCTCCATCCCGCTCGGCTTCTTCCTGGGCTGGCTGGGCACGGTGACGTCGAACGAGCCGGAGACCGCCGAGCGCTACATCGAGCTCGAGGTGCGCGCGCTCACCGGCGCAGGCTCGGAGAAGGCGATCTCGCACTGA
- a CDS encoding cation acetate symporter has product MTLDSAPAIVAVTLVTLATLTIGTWGLRFSRTTSDFYVASRSVRPGLNASAIGGEYLSAASFLGIAGLVFTSGAEMLWYPIGWTAGYLVLLTLVAAPLRRSGAYTLPDFAEERLASRGVRRLCSLLVVSIGWLYLLPQLQGAGLTLELVADAPRWVGPVLVGTVVLVSVFSGGMRSITFVQAFQYWLKLTALLVPVGVLVAVWGSDGAPRATGLGEAWSLPMGTDGVTGLYATYSLIAATFLGTMGLPHVGVRFYTNPDGRAARRTTLVVLALLGVFYLLPPILGVLGRVYAATPASADTLVLELPRLMVPGWAGDALTGLVCAGAFAAFLSTSSGLAIAVSGVLSQDVVVPLLRRRGSRFGGVAAFRIASLVAVTVPVVGALLTPSVGVARGVALAFALAAATFCPLLLLGIWWRRLTAYGAAAGLVTGLVTTGSAVVFTISGWRTDTWADVVLTQPALWAVPLSFAVMMAVSLASAAHVPAHTTRLLVRLHSPEPTIETVARSAAQR; this is encoded by the coding sequence ATGACGCTCGATTCCGCCCCGGCGATCGTCGCGGTCACCTTGGTCACCCTGGCGACGCTGACCATCGGCACCTGGGGGCTGCGGTTCAGCCGGACCACGAGCGACTTCTACGTCGCCTCGCGGTCGGTGCGGCCCGGCCTCAACGCGAGCGCGATCGGCGGGGAGTATCTCTCGGCGGCCTCCTTCCTCGGCATCGCCGGGCTGGTGTTCACCTCCGGCGCGGAGATGCTCTGGTATCCGATCGGCTGGACCGCCGGCTATCTCGTGCTGCTGACCCTGGTCGCGGCTCCTCTGCGCAGGTCAGGGGCGTATACGCTGCCCGACTTCGCCGAGGAGAGACTCGCCTCTCGGGGAGTTCGCCGGCTCTGCTCGCTGCTGGTCGTGTCCATCGGCTGGCTCTACCTGCTGCCTCAGCTGCAGGGCGCCGGCCTCACCCTGGAGCTGGTCGCCGACGCGCCCCGCTGGGTGGGACCGGTGCTGGTCGGGACGGTCGTGCTGGTCAGCGTCTTCTCCGGCGGGATGCGCTCGATCACCTTCGTGCAGGCCTTCCAGTACTGGCTCAAGCTGACCGCGCTGCTGGTGCCGGTCGGGGTCCTGGTCGCGGTCTGGGGCAGCGACGGCGCACCGCGCGCGACCGGCCTCGGCGAGGCGTGGTCGCTCCCGATGGGCACGGACGGTGTGACCGGCCTCTACGCCACTTACTCGCTGATCGCGGCGACGTTCCTCGGCACGATGGGCCTGCCGCACGTCGGGGTCCGCTTCTACACCAACCCCGACGGCCGCGCCGCCCGTCGCACCACCCTGGTCGTGCTGGCCCTTCTCGGCGTCTTCTACCTGCTGCCGCCGATCCTCGGCGTCCTCGGACGCGTGTACGCAGCGACCCCGGCCTCCGCCGACACCCTCGTGCTCGAGCTGCCCCGTCTGATGGTCCCCGGATGGGCGGGCGACGCCCTGACCGGGCTGGTGTGCGCAGGCGCCTTCGCGGCCTTCCTGTCGACGTCGTCGGGCCTGGCGATCGCGGTCTCCGGCGTGCTCTCCCAGGACGTGGTCGTGCCCCTGCTGCGTCGCCGGGGCAGCAGGTTCGGCGGCGTCGCCGCCTTTCGGATCGCCTCCCTGGTCGCGGTGACGGTCCCGGTCGTCGGCGCCCTGCTGACTCCCAGCGTCGGCGTCGCCCGCGGTGTCGCGCTGGCCTTCGCGCTCGCCGCCGCCACCTTCTGTCCGCTGCTCCTGCTCGGCATCTGGTGGCGCCGGCTGACCGCCTACGGCGCGGCCGCCGGGCTGGTCACCGGCCTGGTCACCACCGGCTCAGCCGTGGTGTTCACGATCAGTGGGTGGCGTACCGACACCTGGGCCGATGTCGTCCTGACCCAGCCCGCGCTCTGGGCCGTCCCGCTCTCCTTCGCGGTGATGATGGCGGTCAGCCTCGCCTCCGCCGCGCACGTCCCCGCCCACACCACCCGGCTGCTGGTGCGCCTGCACTCCCCGGAGCCCACGATCGAGACCGTCGCCCGGTCCGCCGCGCAGCGCTGA
- a CDS encoding LytR/AlgR family response regulator transcription factor has translation MSERQRTATGITTQGFAARPGAPGGRLRVLVVDDEPPAADELSYLLTQDARVAEVRTCLNATDGLQQLQGSGVDAVFLDIQMPGLNGLELARLLARFKTPPAVVFVTAHEEHALEAFDLRAVDYVLKPVRAERLAETVTRLMGSVPEEEPSGDLQIPVELGGVTRFVWRSQITHVEAQGDYARLHTAGASHLVRVPLTQLEQEWASARFVRIHRSLLVNLSHVTEVRSEAGRCSVVVGGASRGTELQVSRRHTRQLKDLLARRS, from the coding sequence ATGAGCGAGCGCCAGCGAACGGCGACGGGCATCACCACGCAGGGGTTCGCCGCGCGTCCGGGAGCCCCCGGCGGACGCCTGAGAGTCCTGGTCGTCGACGACGAGCCGCCGGCGGCCGACGAGCTCTCCTATCTGCTCACCCAGGACGCGCGGGTGGCGGAGGTACGCACCTGCCTGAACGCGACCGACGGGCTGCAGCAGCTACAGGGCTCGGGGGTGGACGCGGTCTTCCTCGACATCCAGATGCCCGGTCTGAACGGGCTCGAGCTGGCCCGGCTGCTGGCGCGCTTCAAGACGCCGCCTGCGGTCGTGTTCGTGACTGCCCACGAGGAGCACGCGCTGGAGGCCTTCGACCTGCGCGCGGTCGACTACGTGCTCAAGCCGGTGCGCGCGGAGCGTCTGGCCGAGACCGTCACCAGGCTGATGGGCAGCGTCCCGGAGGAGGAGCCGAGCGGCGACCTGCAGATCCCGGTCGAGCTCGGCGGCGTCACCCGCTTCGTGTGGCGCTCGCAGATCACCCACGTCGAGGCGCAGGGCGACTACGCCCGCCTGCACACCGCCGGCGCCTCCCATCTGGTGCGGGTCCCGCTGACCCAGTTGGAGCAGGAGTGGGCGTCGGCCCGGTTCGTACGCATCCACCGCTCCCTCCTCGTCAACCTCTCCCACGTGACCGAGGTCCGCTCGGAGGCCGGACGCTGCTCGGTCGTGGTCGGCGGCGCATCCCGCGGCACCGAGCTGCAGGTCAGCCGCCGGCACACGCGCCAGCTCAAGGATCTGCTCGCCCGGCGCTCATGA
- a CDS encoding low affinity iron permease family protein has product MSRREPESPHHVRDQLSAAAHRLAGAAGSAWASGFSMIVVAALLTVGVVNGFPSWWQNLVYSVASIVSLLLLFSIQHSTNRQTKAILLKLDELVEAVDGADENVVAMEDRDLEDQEHIRDQHHR; this is encoded by the coding sequence ATGAGCCGCCGCGAGCCGGAGTCACCTCACCACGTACGCGACCAGCTCTCGGCCGCGGCTCATAGGCTCGCCGGGGCGGCCGGGTCGGCGTGGGCCAGTGGGTTCAGCATGATCGTCGTCGCGGCTCTGCTGACCGTCGGTGTGGTCAACGGTTTCCCCTCGTGGTGGCAGAACCTCGTCTACTCGGTCGCCTCCATCGTCAGCCTGCTGCTGCTCTTCAGCATCCAGCACTCGACCAATCGCCAGACCAAGGCCATCCTGCTCAAGCTCGACGAGCTGGTCGAGGCCGTCGACGGGGCGGACGAGAACGTCGTCGCCATGGAAGACCGCGACCTGGAGGACCAGGAGCACATCCGCGACCAGCATCACCGGTGA
- a CDS encoding low affinity iron permease family protein, whose amino-acid sequence MLLVVIWAPSFVVLPDIDTWQLIINTITTIVTFLLVALLQNTQKRADDAVQHKLNAIADGLSDLMARLAGDHPELRHDRDELRRAVGLEERESAE is encoded by the coding sequence GTGCTGCTGGTGGTGATCTGGGCGCCGTCGTTCGTCGTACTGCCTGACATCGACACCTGGCAGCTGATCATCAACACGATCACGACGATCGTCACGTTCCTGCTGGTCGCGCTGTTGCAGAACACCCAGAAGCGCGCCGACGACGCAGTTCAGCACAAGCTCAACGCCATCGCCGACGGCCTTTCAGACCTGATGGCACGACTTGCCGGCGACCATCCTGAGCTGCGTCACGACCGCGACGAGCTGCGGCGGGCCGTTGGTCTGGAGGAACGGGAAAGCGCCGAATGA
- a CDS encoding DUF4352 domain-containing protein yields the protein MTNEPTANVRQQMSQAVAKEVADGGWRVESQTEYHTVLAKGGRTNHVLHLILTIVTCGLWSVAWLLIAHLNRRQSLVLRVDEYGNFSRQTTDSKGALIGACAVAGVLVVGAIAGAVGGDDTGSATDATTESAPSASTGDEPKADKPKADKPEQGSAKRPFKVGQTAKLEGTAYTVTGASTQDNVGGEFGERADGVFVVVDLTIENTKDETKTFMDTSAVFIAKDGTRYEGSDAAIYLGDESLFLRDMQPDLATKGKLVFDVPPAKAAGGILQVSDLFGRGESHFALGLK from the coding sequence ATGACCAACGAGCCCACGGCGAACGTGCGCCAGCAGATGTCTCAGGCCGTCGCCAAGGAGGTCGCCGACGGCGGCTGGCGGGTCGAGTCGCAGACCGAGTACCACACGGTGCTGGCCAAGGGCGGCCGCACGAACCACGTCCTGCACCTGATCCTCACCATCGTCACCTGCGGGTTGTGGTCGGTCGCCTGGCTGCTCATCGCGCACCTGAACCGGCGGCAGAGCTTGGTGCTCCGCGTCGACGAGTACGGCAACTTCAGCCGCCAGACGACAGACTCCAAGGGAGCACTGATCGGCGCCTGTGCGGTCGCCGGGGTGCTGGTAGTCGGTGCCATCGCCGGCGCAGTCGGCGGCGACGACACCGGCAGCGCGACCGATGCCACCACCGAGTCGGCTCCCAGTGCTTCCACCGGCGACGAGCCGAAGGCCGACAAGCCGAAGGCTGACAAGCCCGAGCAAGGTTCTGCCAAGCGCCCGTTCAAGGTCGGACAGACCGCGAAGCTGGAGGGCACCGCCTACACGGTGACCGGCGCGAGCACCCAGGACAACGTCGGCGGCGAGTTCGGCGAGCGAGCGGACGGCGTCTTCGTGGTCGTCGACCTCACCATCGAGAACACCAAGGACGAGACCAAGACGTTCATGGACACCTCTGCGGTGTTCATCGCCAAGGACGGAACGAGATACGAGGGCTCCGACGCCGCGATCTACCTCGGCGACGAGTCCCTCTTCCTCCGCGACATGCAGCCGGACCTCGCGACCAAGGGCAAGCTCGTCTTCGACGTACCCCCGGCAAAGGCCGCCGGCGGCATCCTCCAGGTCTCCGACCTCTTCGGGCGCGGCGAGTCCCACTTCGCACTCGGCCTGAAGTAG
- a CDS encoding glucose/sorbosone family PQQ-dependent dehydrogenase, with the protein MNIKRSLSLAAGSAALAALIATTVPAAVATAASGPEPALGTPNVVADGLHNPYSLAWGAHGKLWLTEKSGKSVLSVDPATGAKSTLLDLSTQAVSSGQDGVLGLALEPSVVSKGRGHAYVSFSYDSGTAEESTGETRRTKIVRYSYDDARKKLVSPTTIIAGLPGSIDHQGGRLLIGPDGKLYYAIGDQGTNQYSLACRQNQAQTLPSAAEVAAKDWFAYQGKTLRLNRDGSIPTDNPTIGGVRSHIWTYGHRNPQGFAFTPSGQLLEAEHGPKTDDEINLLRPGGNYGWPNVAGYQDDDSAYVYGDWSASSPTPCAELTHSDFEIHEDVPTSKESEFTARLHEPLDTFGTSVAWDHDFTGAPCDESGLYYICYPTIAPSSLTYYKPAVGRAMPGWENSVIMTSLKDGTIYRLALNSVETDVVAVEPLHTDQDRFRDTIVSPDGKTVYAITDTAGLVRGEGDAPTTDLTHPGSLLAFPVSN; encoded by the coding sequence ATGAACATCAAACGAAGCCTGAGTCTCGCCGCCGGATCCGCTGCTCTGGCAGCGCTGATCGCCACCACCGTCCCGGCGGCAGTGGCGACCGCGGCGTCCGGGCCCGAGCCCGCGCTGGGCACCCCCAACGTGGTCGCCGACGGTCTCCACAACCCCTACTCGCTCGCCTGGGGAGCCCACGGCAAGCTGTGGCTCACCGAGAAGAGCGGAAAGTCCGTCCTCAGCGTGGACCCCGCGACCGGCGCGAAGAGCACGCTTCTGGACCTCTCGACCCAGGCCGTCTCCAGCGGCCAGGACGGAGTGCTGGGACTCGCCCTGGAGCCGTCGGTCGTCAGCAAGGGCCGAGGCCATGCGTACGTCTCGTTCAGCTATGACTCCGGCACGGCCGAGGAGTCCACGGGCGAGACCCGCCGCACCAAGATCGTGCGCTACAGCTACGACGATGCCAGGAAGAAGCTGGTCAGCCCGACCACGATCATCGCCGGTCTGCCGGGCAGCATCGACCACCAGGGTGGCCGGCTGCTGATCGGGCCCGACGGGAAGCTCTACTACGCGATCGGCGACCAGGGCACCAACCAGTACTCCCTGGCCTGCCGCCAGAACCAGGCCCAGACCCTCCCGAGCGCGGCCGAGGTCGCGGCCAAGGACTGGTTCGCCTACCAGGGCAAGACCCTGCGGCTGAACCGCGACGGCTCCATCCCGACCGACAACCCGACGATCGGCGGCGTACGCAGCCACATCTGGACCTACGGACACCGCAACCCGCAGGGCTTCGCCTTCACCCCCTCCGGCCAGCTCCTCGAGGCCGAGCACGGTCCGAAGACCGACGACGAGATCAACCTGCTCCGCCCCGGCGGCAACTACGGCTGGCCGAACGTCGCCGGCTACCAGGACGACGACTCCGCCTACGTCTACGGTGACTGGAGCGCCTCCTCCCCGACGCCGTGCGCGGAGCTGACGCACTCCGACTTCGAGATCCACGAGGACGTCCCGACGTCGAAAGAGTCGGAGTTCACCGCTCGACTCCACGAGCCGCTGGACACCTTCGGCACCTCGGTCGCCTGGGACCACGACTTCACCGGCGCCCCGTGCGACGAGTCCGGTCTCTACTACATCTGCTACCCGACCATCGCCCCGTCCAGCCTGACCTACTACAAGCCGGCCGTCGGCCGGGCGATGCCGGGCTGGGAGAACTCGGTGATCATGACCAGCCTCAAGGACGGCACGATCTACCGCCTGGCCCTCAACTCGGTCGAGACCGACGTGGTCGCGGTCGAGCCGCTCCACACCGACCAGGACCGGTTCCGCGACACGATCGTCAGCCCTGACGGCAAGACGGTCTACGCGATCACCGACACCGCGGGCCTCGTCCGCGGCGAGGGCGACGCCCCGACCACCGATCTCACCCACCCGGGCTCGCTGCTCGCGTTCCCGGTCAGCAACTGA
- a CDS encoding nitroreductase, with amino-acid sequence MRLSRVIPGLLAVGAAGAGAAFVIGMRNKSPWLQDRIRAFSKRFASEALKTAGGEGATNGVILHVGRTSGREYATPITPFPTPDGFVINLPYTSKVDWAQNVLAANSATIVHDGVDHRVTDPRIVPYAEVAPMLPKGAGLFRAVFDVQEFLRVTNAD; translated from the coding sequence ATGCGATTGAGTCGAGTGATCCCGGGCCTCCTGGCCGTCGGTGCGGCCGGTGCGGGCGCCGCCTTCGTGATCGGCATGCGCAACAAGTCGCCGTGGCTTCAGGACCGCATCCGCGCCTTCTCCAAGCGGTTCGCCTCCGAGGCGCTGAAGACCGCCGGCGGCGAAGGCGCCACCAACGGCGTCATCCTCCACGTCGGTCGCACGAGCGGGCGGGAGTACGCCACCCCGATCACGCCGTTCCCGACCCCCGACGGCTTCGTCATCAATCTGCCCTACACCTCGAAGGTCGACTGGGCCCAGAACGTCCTGGCCGCCAACTCGGCCACGATCGTCCACGACGGTGTCGACCACCGCGTGACGGACCCGCGGATCGTCCCCTACGCCGAGGTCGCACCCATGCTCCCCAAGGGCGCCGGCCTCTTCCGCGCCGTCTTCGACGTCCAGGAGTTCCTCCGCGTCACCAACGCGGACTGA
- a CDS encoding DUF485 domain-containing protein, with amino-acid sequence MSDEAHDQAHRHDPVYDRLHATAEFRALRSAYRKFVFPATVAFLVWYLLYVFCSNWAEDFMNTKLIGNINVALVFGLLQFATTFGIAYLYANYSTKNLDPLARKLDEEYEIGKRQL; translated from the coding sequence GTGAGCGACGAAGCGCACGACCAAGCCCACCGGCACGACCCGGTCTACGACAGATTGCACGCCACGGCGGAGTTTCGCGCTCTGCGGTCGGCGTACCGAAAGTTCGTATTTCCGGCCACGGTGGCATTCCTGGTGTGGTACCTCCTCTACGTCTTCTGCTCCAACTGGGCTGAGGACTTCATGAACACCAAGCTCATCGGCAACATCAATGTCGCGCTGGTCTTCGGGCTCCTCCAGTTCGCGACCACGTTCGGCATCGCCTACCTCTACGCCAACTACTCCACCAAGAACCTCGACCCGCTGGCTCGGAAGCTCGACGAGGAATACGAGATCGGGAAGAGGCAGCTCTGA
- a CDS encoding 5'-nucleotidase produces MGYELRDRLVVGIASSALFDLTESDAYFREHGEEAYRRYQDERIDEPLRPGVAFPFIKRLLSLNDLAADVDDGLVEVIVVSRNDPNTGLRVMRSIEHHGLPMTRAVFTQGRSPHRYIGALEMSLFLSGNREDVIAANHEGFPAGHVLPSAATYDETDRSVVVAFDFDGVLADDGSERVYREEGIERYRAYEASRKAEPLEPGPLQPLLRDLNRIQQIEEQRRLEEPDYEPRLRIALVTARGAPAHERAIRSLQSWDVYVNEAFFLGGVEKVRVLEVLRPLIFFDDQTTHLDPAVGSIAGVHIPYGVANTSDVSAGQ; encoded by the coding sequence GTGGGATATGAGCTGAGAGACCGGTTGGTGGTCGGGATCGCGTCGAGCGCGCTCTTCGACCTGACCGAGTCGGATGCGTACTTCCGCGAGCACGGGGAGGAGGCCTACCGCCGCTACCAGGACGAACGCATCGACGAGCCGCTCCGGCCCGGCGTCGCGTTCCCGTTCATCAAGCGGCTGCTGAGCCTCAACGACCTGGCCGCCGACGTCGACGACGGTCTCGTCGAGGTGATCGTGGTCTCGCGCAACGACCCCAACACCGGGTTGCGGGTGATGCGCTCGATCGAGCACCACGGCCTGCCGATGACCCGCGCGGTCTTCACCCAGGGGCGCTCGCCCCACCGTTACATCGGCGCGCTCGAGATGTCGCTGTTCCTCAGCGGCAACCGCGAGGACGTCATCGCGGCCAACCACGAAGGCTTCCCTGCCGGTCACGTGCTGCCGTCGGCTGCGACGTACGACGAGACCGACCGTTCCGTCGTCGTCGCCTTCGACTTCGACGGGGTGCTCGCCGACGACGGTTCCGAGCGGGTCTACCGCGAGGAGGGGATCGAGAGGTACCGGGCCTACGAGGCGAGCCGCAAGGCCGAGCCGCTCGAGCCCGGGCCGCTGCAGCCGCTGCTCCGTGATCTCAACCGGATCCAGCAGATCGAGGAGCAGCGCCGCCTGGAGGAGCCGGACTACGAGCCACGGCTGCGGATCGCGCTGGTCACCGCCCGCGGCGCCCCGGCTCACGAGCGCGCGATCCGGTCGTTGCAGTCCTGGGACGTCTACGTCAACGAGGCCTTCTTCTTGGGTGGGGTGGAGAAGGTGCGCGTGCTCGAGGTGCTGCGCCCGCTGATCTTCTTCGACGACCAGACGACCCACCTGGACCCCGCGGTCGGGTCGATCGCCGGGGTGCACATCCCCTACGGCGTGGCCAACACCAGCGACGTTTCGGCTGGTCAATAG